The following proteins come from a genomic window of Cervus canadensis isolate Bull #8, Minnesota chromosome 3, ASM1932006v1, whole genome shotgun sequence:
- the SLC25A40 gene encoding LOW QUALITY PROTEIN: solute carrier family 25 member 40 (The sequence of the model RefSeq protein was modified relative to this genomic sequence to represent the inferred CDS: inserted 1 base in 1 codon; substituted 2 bases at 2 genomic stop codons): MKKEGVYFRLVNTQDAFLKIIQNEGIKSLWSGLPPALVMAVPATVIYFTCYDQLTALLRSKLGENESRIPVVAGIVARLGAVTVIRPLELIRTKMQSKKFSYEELHXFVSKKVSEDGWISLWRGWAPTILRDVPFSAMYWYNYEVLTRWLCAKSGLYEPTFMINFTSGALSGSFAAVLTLPFDXTQKQTXLWIYESQKISVPLQMSTWTIMKNIVAKNGFSGLFTGLIPRLIKIAPACAVMISTYEFGKSFFQKQNAQRQQY, from the exons GATGCTTTTCTGAAAATCATTCAAAATGAGGGCATTAAATCCCTGTGGAGTGGCCTTCCTCCTGCGTT AGTGATGGCAGTTCCTGCCacagttatttattttacctGCTACGATCAATTAACTGCTCTTCTGAGATCTAAATTAGGAGAGAATGAAAGCCGCATACCAGTTGTTGCTGGAATTGTGGCCAGAC TTGGCGCAGTGACTGTAATAAGGCCACTGGAATTGATTAGAACCAAGATGCAATCGAAGAAGTTTTCTTATGAGGAACTACATTGATTTGTCAGCAAGAAAGTATCTGAAGATGGTTGGATTTCCCTCTGGAGGGGCTGGGCTCCTACCATTCTTAGAGATGTACCATTCTCAG CAATGTACTGGTATAACTATGAAGTCTTAACGAGGTGGTTGTGTGCAAAATCTGGCTTATATGAACCAACATTTATGATCAACTTTACCTCAGGGGCATTGTCTGGTTCT TTTGCAGCTGTTCTAACTTTGCCATTTG GAACACAAAAGCAGACATAACTTTGGATATATGAAAGCCAGAAAA TTTCTGTGCCTTTGCAAATGTCAACCTGGACTATAATGAAGAACATTGTTGCTAAGAATGGCTTTTCTGGATTATTTACAG GACTGATTCCTCGTTTAATTAAAATTGCTCCTGCTTGTGCTGTTATGATCAGTACGTATGAATTTGGAAAGTCTTTCTTCCAGAAACAAAATGCTCAAAGACAGCAATACTAG